Within Kaistia algarum, the genomic segment ATCAGCAGCGGCGCGTTGGTCGGCGGGACGTCGTCGAGATGGATCCGCAGCGTCGCCATGCGCGCCAGAAGCGCAAAGGGCGGCGCGACGTGCAGCAGCCCGGCCTTGACCGTCCAGGGTCCGAACCCGTCGACCTCCCGTCGCGCGCGGACTGAGATCGTACGGTCCTGATGCCAGGCGAGTGCCCAGTTCGTCTCGGCCGTCTTGTCGAAGAGCACGGCCCGGACCGTCCGGCAGGGCCTTTGAAGGACCGCCGCCGCAGCCGAGCCGATCGGCCCCTCCGGCGCCAGGAGCGAGCTGAGCGCGTTCCTGCCCTGGATGCGAACGCCGGGCTGGTCGCGCGGCAGATCCCGCAGAGCGACGAGGAGAACGCCGAGCTCATCGGCTACGAGGCCGGCGCAGATTTCCGCGCCATCCGCGGCGAAGGAGAGGGACGTCGGGTCCGGATCGCGCATGCTGGCACTATAGGCGAGGCGCAAGTCCTTCAAAATGGCCAATGCCGAAGCGACCGCTCACGACACGTCACTGGAGACAGCAATAAATACGGCTGTTCCTTTGGCCTTGGACGCCGTTGCGCGGATCGACATCATCTTCGCAACTTGGCGAAGGGCAAGCCCGAGCCGGATCACGCTAGGTAAGTCACGACTTGCAGACGCGGCCGCAACCAGTCCGTGTCCGACCCATTGTGGAGGCTTCGGAATCAGATCAAGCTCGACCTATGAAGTCGCCTCGCTTG encodes:
- a CDS encoding phytanoyl-CoA dioxygenase family protein translates to MAILKDLRLAYSASMRDPDPTSLSFAADGAEICAGLVADELGVLLVALRDLPRDQPGVRIQGRNALSSLLAPEGPIGSAAAAVLQRPCRTVRAVLFDKTAETNWALAWHQDRTISVRARREVDGFGPWTVKAGLLHVAPPFALLARMATLRIHLDDVPPTNAPLLIAPGSHRRGRIAVGEVDSVVRQCGVHACLARAGDVWLYSTPILHASERASEPAHRRVLQVDYSPDELPAGLEWQGV